A window from Zingiber officinale cultivar Zhangliang chromosome 7A, Zo_v1.1, whole genome shotgun sequence encodes these proteins:
- the LOC122000996 gene encoding protein LURP-one-related 15-like: MAAIPMAMPVPAAAGSVCGPVVVVGQQFCAPYVVDLTVTKKALSLSDSDFAVTDINGNVVLKVKGVVFSLRDRAVLVDAANNPVLTMQQKMFSMHRRWQVFRGEGTNPENLLFSVKKSKLFQLKTELDVIMASNPNEDECDFKIKGSYFERSCTVCLGNSDSIIAQMNRKYTVKNVILGKDTFGVTVYPNVDYAFIASLIVILDEINKDRAGDD; encoded by the exons ATGGCGGCGATTCCTATGGCGATGCCGGTTCCGGCGGCGGCAGGGTCCGTGTGCGGGCCGGTGGTGGTGGTTGGGCAGCAGTTCTGCGCTCCCTACGTCGTCGATCTAACCGTCACGAAGAAGGCGCTCAGCCTGTCGGACAGCGACTTCGCAGTGACGGACATCAACGGCAACGTGGTGCTCAAGGTGAAGGGCGTCGTCTTCAGCCTCCGCGACCGCGCCGTCCTCGTTGACGCCGCCAACAATCCTGTCCTCACCATGCAACAAAAG ATGTTCAGCATGCACAGAAGATGGCAAGTGTTCAGAGGCGAGGGCACAAATCCTGAAAATTTGTTATTTAGCGTAAAGAAGTCAAAGTTGTTTCAACTAAAAACAGAGCTGGACGTGATCATGGCAAGCAACCCCAACGAGGACGAATGCGATTTCAAGATCAAGGGGAGCTACTTTGAGAGATCATGCACTGTGTGCCTCGGAAACTCCGATAGTATTATCGCCCAA ATGAACCGTAAATATACAGTGAAGAATGTGATTTTGGGGAAGGATACATTTGGCGTGACGGTGTATCCAAACGTGGACTACGCCTTCATTGCTTCGCTCATTGTTATTCTCGATGAGATTAACAAAGATAGAGCCGGAGACGACTGA